One window of Microbacterium sp. 1S1 genomic DNA carries:
- a CDS encoding TlyA family RNA methyltransferase, translated as MTRLDAALASRGLARSRTHAATLIAEGLVSVDGRPVVKASTPVDEGSTITVDGADHYVSRAAHKLIAGLDGFDVPVKGRLALDMGASTGGFTQVLRERGARRVLAVDVGHGQLAPSIAADPGVTAVEGFNVRYMSPEIVTEATGESSAPDLVVGDLSFISLELVLPAVVAVAAPGADVLLLVKPQFEVGRTAVRGGLVTDPATRADAVARVVWSAWDAGLGMSGILPSPILGTHGNAEYLVHLVPGGGSNPTEWMDTINRLAGGR; from the coding sequence ATGACGCGACTCGACGCCGCCCTCGCGTCCCGAGGACTCGCCCGTTCGCGCACCCACGCTGCCACCCTCATCGCCGAGGGGCTTGTGAGTGTCGACGGCCGCCCGGTCGTCAAAGCCTCGACTCCGGTCGATGAGGGCAGCACGATCACGGTCGACGGCGCCGACCACTACGTCAGCCGCGCCGCGCACAAGCTCATCGCCGGCCTCGACGGCTTCGACGTCCCGGTGAAGGGCCGACTCGCTCTCGACATGGGCGCTTCCACCGGGGGCTTCACCCAGGTGCTCCGGGAGCGCGGCGCTCGGCGCGTGCTCGCGGTGGATGTGGGTCACGGTCAGCTCGCGCCGTCGATCGCAGCGGATCCCGGCGTCACCGCCGTCGAGGGATTCAACGTCCGGTACATGTCGCCGGAGATCGTGACGGAGGCGACGGGCGAGTCCTCGGCTCCCGATCTCGTGGTGGGTGATCTCTCCTTCATCTCGCTCGAACTCGTGCTCCCCGCAGTGGTCGCCGTGGCCGCCCCGGGGGCCGACGTGCTGCTGCTCGTCAAACCGCAGTTCGAGGTCGGCCGGACGGCCGTGCGCGGCGGTCTCGTGACCGACCCCGCGACCCGGGCCGACGCCGTGGCCCGCGTGGTGTGGAGCGCATGGGACGCGGGGTTGGGGATGTCGGGGATCCTTCCTTCCCCGATCCTGGGAACCCACGGCAATGCGGAGTATCTCGTCCACCTCGTGCCGGGCGGCGGCAGCAATCCGACAGAATGGATGGACACCATCAACCGGCTGGCAGGGGGACGATGA
- a CDS encoding CoA transferase: MASAPSSAAAELLARVWREIGGDEARLPSAAAVRALGTVPLPSRTATADLALASVLAATIAAGIDPARVDLDRVATAYRSDRHLRVDGAPPPVWAPLSGFWESADGWIRTHGNYPHHARALRTALGLDDTVTPEVVARAVKALPTVEAVTRISRSGGLAVAVRPENRGADDALRRSPLVDVVVPEEAEARRRRLQRTTTRDPSAGAPLDGVRILDLTRVIAGPVCTRTLALLGADVLRVDPPHLPELPWQHLDTGHGKRTTVLHAHARELRELVESADAIVLGYRPAALERLGLSPDALVERYPGLLVAQLSAWGTDQPERAGFDSLVQAESGIALIEGDGGRPGTLPAQALDHSAGYLLAAALTQLLRRRDGRSVVVRTSLRRVAAELLGMPRTADAPVLPEVDASAHIARFDVDGIPLVTAAPAIPGAMFASPHVWGSDAPRW, encoded by the coding sequence ATGGCTTCCGCTCCCTCCTCCGCGGCCGCGGAACTGCTCGCCCGTGTGTGGCGCGAGATCGGTGGTGACGAGGCGCGTCTCCCCTCGGCCGCGGCGGTCCGTGCTCTGGGAACGGTCCCCCTCCCGTCGCGGACCGCGACCGCCGACCTCGCACTCGCCAGCGTTCTCGCGGCGACCATCGCGGCGGGCATCGATCCCGCCCGTGTCGACCTCGACCGGGTGGCCACGGCCTACCGGAGCGACAGGCATCTGCGGGTGGACGGGGCTCCCCCGCCGGTGTGGGCGCCGCTGTCCGGTTTCTGGGAGAGCGCCGACGGGTGGATCCGGACGCACGGCAACTATCCGCACCACGCTCGCGCGCTCCGCACCGCGCTCGGTCTGGACGACACGGTCACGCCGGAGGTCGTCGCCCGCGCGGTCAAGGCCCTGCCCACCGTGGAGGCGGTGACACGGATCTCTCGCTCCGGCGGTCTCGCCGTCGCCGTCCGCCCCGAGAACCGGGGAGCGGACGACGCTCTGCGGCGTTCGCCGCTCGTCGACGTCGTGGTCCCGGAAGAGGCAGAAGCACGACGGCGACGGCTCCAGCGGACCACGACGCGCGACCCATCCGCGGGCGCTCCCCTCGACGGCGTCCGGATCCTCGACCTCACACGCGTCATCGCGGGGCCGGTCTGCACCAGGACGCTCGCTCTCCTCGGGGCGGACGTCCTCCGGGTCGACCCGCCGCATCTCCCCGAGCTTCCGTGGCAGCATCTCGACACCGGACACGGTAAGCGCACCACAGTGCTCCATGCCCACGCACGCGAGCTGCGTGAACTGGTCGAGAGCGCCGATGCGATCGTGCTCGGCTATCGGCCCGCCGCTCTGGAGCGCCTCGGCCTCTCCCCCGACGCGCTCGTCGAACGATATCCGGGTCTGCTGGTCGCACAGCTCAGTGCCTGGGGGACGGATCAGCCGGAGCGCGCCGGCTTCGACAGCCTCGTCCAAGCGGAGAGCGGCATCGCACTGATCGAGGGAGACGGTGGCCGGCCAGGTACTCTTCCGGCCCAGGCTCTCGATCACAGCGCCGGGTACCTCCTGGCCGCCGCCCTCACCCAGCTCCTGCGCCGGCGCGACGGACGCTCCGTCGTCGTGCGGACCTCGCTCCGGAGAGTCGCCGCCGAGTTGCTGGGCATGCCTCGGACGGCTGACGCGCCGGTGCTTCCCGAGGTCGACGCATCGGCCCACATCGCCCGCTTCGACGTCGACGGGATCCCGCTCGTGACGGCGGCACCGGCGATCCCCGGTGCGATGTTCGCGTCGCCTCACGTCTGGGGCTCGGACGCCCCGCGCTGGTAA
- a CDS encoding DUF4184 family protein codes for MPFTPSHAIVALPFVRTPLVPAAIAIGAMTPDISLFLRNVGLDYGFLHDPLNLVWTTLLALVLFLLWRVLLRPAAPELLPTWVAVRLPAGWGVRGLRAVTEALSRDDRPRYAAWRPLYPFLLVFSTMLGVLSHIFWDAFTHESRWGVELLPALADGWGPFDGYKWLQYGSSALGLLGLAIWAALWLRRATPRSDAPGSLPAALRIAWWASLPVILIAAWVGGLLAFGPLSADFTVQHLAYRVLPPACAVWGVLTLILCVVLAVRRPRSVA; via the coding sequence ATGCCGTTCACTCCGAGCCATGCGATCGTCGCTCTGCCGTTCGTGCGGACGCCGCTCGTGCCTGCCGCGATCGCGATCGGAGCGATGACGCCCGACATCTCGCTGTTCCTGCGCAATGTCGGGCTCGATTACGGCTTCCTGCACGATCCGCTCAACCTCGTGTGGACGACGCTGCTCGCCCTCGTGCTCTTCCTGCTCTGGCGGGTGCTGCTGCGCCCGGCCGCGCCCGAGCTGCTGCCGACGTGGGTCGCCGTCCGGCTTCCCGCCGGGTGGGGTGTCCGCGGACTGCGCGCGGTGACCGAGGCACTGAGCCGGGATGATCGACCGCGGTACGCGGCGTGGCGCCCGCTCTACCCCTTCCTGCTCGTGTTCTCAACGATGCTGGGCGTCCTCTCGCACATCTTCTGGGATGCCTTCACGCACGAGTCGCGGTGGGGTGTCGAGCTGCTGCCCGCGCTTGCGGACGGGTGGGGCCCGTTCGACGGCTACAAGTGGCTCCAGTACGGGTCGAGTGCGCTGGGACTGCTGGGACTGGCGATCTGGGCCGCGCTGTGGCTGCGCCGCGCGACACCACGGTCGGACGCACCGGGAAGCCTTCCGGCCGCGCTGCGGATCGCCTGGTGGGCGTCGCTCCCGGTGATCCTCATCGCCGCGTGGGTCGGCGGGCTGCTCGCGTTCGGGCCGCTGTCCGCGGACTTCACGGTGCAGCACCTCGCCTATCGGGTGCTGCCGCCCGCGTGTGCGGTGTGGGGCGTCCTCACCCTGATCCTGTGTGTCGTGCTGGCCGTGCGTCGGCCGCGTTCCGTCGCCTGA
- the tyrS gene encoding tyrosine--tRNA ligase, with protein sequence MSTPPLTTAPQAIDPTFENVWDEIVWRGLVHVSTDQEALRALLAGDPVTYYCGFDPTAPSLHLGHLVQLLLLRRLQLAGHKPLGLVGGSTGLIGDPRPTAERTLNTRETVAEWVDRLRGQVERYLSFEGENAARMVNNLDWTAPLSAIDFLREIGKHYRVGTMLKKDAVAARLNSDAGISYTEFSYQILQGLDFLELYRQYDCVLQTGGSDQWGNLTSGTDLIHRVEGVSVHAIGTPLITNSDGTKFGKSEGNAIWIDAELTSPYAFYQFWLSTADADVIERLKVFTFLTRAEIEEYAELVATEPFRRAAQKRLALEVVATVHGAEATAAVIAASEALFGQGDLTTLDAATLRTALDELPHATVAPGTPVVDALVATGLVSSLSEARRAIAQGGVSLDGERVEDDTATVRGTLPGGVSVLRRGKKTLAGVFLG encoded by the coding sequence GTGTCAACTCCGCCTCTGACGACCGCGCCGCAGGCGATCGACCCCACGTTCGAGAACGTGTGGGATGAGATCGTGTGGCGTGGCCTCGTCCACGTGTCCACCGACCAGGAGGCGCTGCGCGCCCTGCTCGCGGGAGACCCCGTCACGTATTACTGCGGCTTCGACCCGACGGCACCGAGCCTCCACCTCGGGCACCTCGTCCAGCTGCTGCTGCTCCGCCGCCTCCAGCTCGCGGGGCACAAGCCGCTCGGTCTCGTCGGCGGCTCCACGGGGCTGATCGGCGACCCGCGGCCGACCGCCGAGCGTACGCTCAACACCCGCGAGACCGTCGCGGAGTGGGTCGACCGGCTGCGCGGCCAGGTCGAGCGCTACCTCAGCTTCGAGGGCGAGAACGCGGCCCGCATGGTGAACAACCTCGACTGGACGGCGCCCCTGTCCGCCATCGACTTCCTGCGCGAGATCGGCAAGCACTACCGCGTCGGCACCATGCTGAAGAAGGACGCGGTGGCCGCGCGCCTGAACTCCGATGCGGGCATCAGCTACACCGAGTTCAGCTACCAGATCCTCCAGGGCCTCGACTTCCTGGAGCTCTACCGTCAGTACGACTGCGTGCTGCAGACGGGTGGCTCCGACCAATGGGGCAACCTCACCAGCGGAACGGACCTCATCCACCGCGTGGAGGGGGTCTCGGTGCATGCGATCGGCACGCCGCTGATCACCAACAGCGATGGCACCAAGTTCGGCAAGAGCGAGGGCAACGCGATCTGGATCGATGCGGAGCTCACGAGCCCGTACGCGTTCTACCAGTTCTGGCTCAGCACGGCCGATGCCGACGTGATCGAGCGCCTCAAGGTGTTCACGTTCCTGACCAGGGCCGAGATCGAGGAGTACGCCGAGCTCGTCGCGACCGAGCCGTTCCGCCGCGCCGCACAGAAGCGCCTCGCGCTCGAGGTCGTCGCGACGGTGCATGGCGCCGAGGCGACGGCGGCGGTGATCGCGGCGTCCGAGGCGTTGTTCGGGCAGGGCGATCTGACGACGCTCGACGCGGCGACGCTGCGCACGGCGCTCGACGAACTCCCGCATGCCACGGTCGCCCCCGGCACTCCCGTCGTCGACGCCCTCGTCGCGACCGGACTGGTCTCCAGCCTGTCGGAGGCGCGGCGCGCCATCGCCCAGGGCGGCGTTTCGCTCGACGGCGAACGGGTGGAGGACGATACCGCGACCGTGCGGGGCACCCTCCCGGGAGGGGTGTCGGTCTTGCGTCGCGGCAAGAAGACCCTCGCCGGCGTGTTCCTGGGCTGA
- a CDS encoding HAD-IIA family hydrolase: MGLFTRKRPSGRTPLDGVDTVLADLDGVVYSGPGALPHAVESLNAAAHAVRLGYITNNASRTDASVAAHLTSLGLEVAPRDVVTSPQAAMRLLSGIVPAPATILVVGGDGLVDEVQKAGYTVTRSAEDAPQAVVQGFAPEVAWTDLAEAAFALKVPEDEGGIPWIATNTDWTIPRERGVAPGNGTLVSAVHTAIGRLATVAGKPETPIFEEALARFGAAKALFIGDRLDTDIMGASRAGIDSALVLTGIDRPKHVLAAPEGSRPTYILGDLRGLHETYPQPIVTDGIFDVNGAAVRVHGADVEILAESGEQLDLLRAGAAAIWASGTPVFVLRVPERLYADPFHRP, from the coding sequence GTGGGTCTTTTCACACGGAAGCGCCCGTCGGGCCGTACGCCGCTCGACGGTGTGGACACCGTCCTCGCCGACCTCGACGGCGTCGTCTACTCAGGACCCGGTGCTCTGCCTCACGCGGTGGAAAGTCTGAACGCGGCGGCTCACGCGGTGCGGCTCGGCTACATCACGAACAACGCCTCCCGCACCGACGCGTCCGTGGCCGCGCACCTCACGAGCCTCGGGCTCGAGGTCGCCCCGCGAGACGTCGTCACCAGCCCGCAGGCCGCGATGCGACTGCTCTCCGGGATCGTCCCCGCGCCCGCGACCATCCTCGTGGTCGGCGGCGACGGCCTCGTCGACGAGGTGCAGAAGGCCGGCTACACCGTCACGCGCAGCGCGGAAGACGCGCCGCAGGCGGTGGTACAGGGTTTCGCGCCCGAGGTGGCCTGGACGGACCTCGCCGAAGCGGCGTTCGCCCTCAAGGTCCCCGAGGACGAGGGCGGAATACCCTGGATCGCCACGAACACGGACTGGACGATCCCGCGCGAGCGGGGTGTCGCGCCCGGCAACGGCACCCTCGTCTCGGCTGTGCATACCGCGATCGGTCGACTGGCGACGGTCGCCGGCAAGCCGGAGACCCCGATCTTCGAGGAGGCGCTGGCTCGCTTCGGTGCCGCGAAGGCGCTGTTCATCGGCGACCGTCTCGACACCGACATCATGGGTGCCAGCCGTGCGGGCATCGACTCCGCGCTGGTGCTCACCGGAATCGATCGGCCGAAGCACGTCCTCGCCGCTCCGGAGGGCTCCCGACCGACGTACATCCTCGGCGATCTGCGCGGGCTGCACGAGACCTACCCGCAGCCGATCGTCACCGACGGCATCTTCGACGTGAACGGTGCCGCCGTCCGCGTCCATGGCGCCGACGTCGAGATCCTGGCGGAATCGGGCGAGCAGCTCGACCTCCTCCGTGCCGGCGCCGCGGCCATCTGGGCTTCGGGCACCCCGGTGTTCGTCCTCCGCGTTCCGGAGCGGCTGTACGCGGACCCGTTCCACCGTCCGTGA
- a CDS encoding NAD kinase, with protein MNERRILVVAHAGRVDTVAAARRVIDALRGAGVRPVLAADDHAELTAVDPFFADVEVLDVSAGSASLELAIVLGGDGTILRAAELVRDSGAPVLGINMGHVGFLAEIDRDDMDDAMRRVIARDYEVEERLALSVRVKDASGDVVFETWALNEATVEKASRERMIEVVLEIDGRPLSSFGCDGMVISTPTGSTAYNFSAGGPVIWPTVEAIAVVPLSAHALFAKPLVVSPDAAVAIEMLERTDGSGILWCDGRRSHDLPPGARVVVRRSSRPVRLARLHPTAFTNRLVRKFQLPVEGWRGQERRSEA; from the coding sequence ATGAACGAGCGCAGGATCCTGGTCGTCGCCCACGCGGGCCGCGTCGACACCGTCGCGGCCGCCCGTCGGGTGATCGATGCCCTCCGGGGTGCGGGAGTGCGTCCCGTGCTGGCGGCCGACGACCACGCCGAGCTCACCGCGGTCGACCCGTTCTTCGCGGACGTCGAGGTGCTGGATGTCTCCGCCGGTTCGGCATCCCTCGAACTCGCGATCGTCCTCGGCGGCGACGGTACGATCCTGCGCGCGGCGGAACTCGTCCGCGACAGCGGCGCTCCGGTGCTCGGCATCAACATGGGGCACGTCGGCTTCCTCGCCGAGATCGACCGTGACGACATGGACGACGCGATGCGACGCGTCATCGCCCGTGACTACGAAGTCGAGGAGCGCCTGGCGCTGTCGGTGCGCGTGAAGGATGCCTCAGGCGACGTCGTCTTCGAGACCTGGGCCCTGAACGAGGCCACCGTCGAGAAGGCGAGCCGGGAGCGCATGATCGAGGTGGTGCTCGAGATCGATGGGCGGCCGCTGTCGAGCTTCGGCTGCGACGGCATGGTCATCTCGACCCCGACGGGCTCGACCGCCTACAACTTCTCCGCCGGCGGCCCGGTGATCTGGCCCACCGTGGAGGCCATCGCGGTCGTCCCGCTGTCGGCCCACGCCCTCTTCGCGAAGCCCCTCGTCGTCAGCCCCGACGCGGCGGTGGCGATCGAGATGCTGGAGCGGACCGACGGCTCCGGCATCCTCTGGTGCGACGGTCGCCGTTCGCACGACCTCCCGCCGGGGGCTCGCGTCGTCGTGCGGCGTTCCTCGCGACCGGTCCGGCTCGCGCGACTTCACCCCACCGCGTTCACGAATCGTCTCGTGCGCAAGTTCCAGCTCCCCGTCGAGGGATGGCGCGGACAGGAGCGGAGGAGCGAGGCATGA
- a CDS encoding SatD family protein, with translation MVIAVIADIVGSRELGDRSAAQRALDETIAQVERDRALAVQPLTPTVGDEQQGVYRSLPDALLSLLMVQLRLPEGLAFRFGLGVGEVRAVASVHGELADGPGWYAARAAIETVHAREQRAVPRTRTWIVGAPGQDEVMETVIAASNAYVLARDEIVGAMSERERHLTYGRLLGRSQQELAAQEGISQPSVSKSLRNAGAAALIEGVAALRGEAA, from the coding sequence ATGGTCATCGCCGTGATCGCCGACATCGTGGGCTCCCGAGAACTCGGGGACCGCAGTGCTGCGCAGCGTGCCTTGGACGAGACCATCGCCCAGGTGGAACGGGACCGCGCGCTGGCGGTCCAACCGCTCACGCCCACGGTAGGGGACGAGCAGCAGGGCGTCTACCGCTCCCTTCCTGACGCGCTCCTCTCGCTCCTCATGGTGCAACTCCGGCTCCCGGAGGGGCTCGCCTTCCGCTTCGGTCTCGGCGTCGGCGAGGTCCGCGCGGTGGCGTCGGTGCACGGCGAGCTCGCAGACGGACCCGGCTGGTACGCCGCGCGCGCCGCGATCGAGACGGTACATGCCCGGGAACAGCGCGCCGTGCCGCGCACGCGCACCTGGATTGTCGGGGCTCCGGGTCAGGATGAGGTCATGGAGACCGTGATCGCCGCGTCCAACGCCTATGTCCTCGCACGCGACGAGATCGTGGGGGCGATGAGCGAGCGCGAGCGCCACCTCACCTACGGGCGTCTCCTCGGCCGGTCCCAGCAGGAGCTCGCGGCGCAGGAGGGCATCTCGCAGCCCAGCGTGTCCAAGTCGCTGCGCAATGCCGGGGCCGCCGCCCTGATCGAGGGCGTGGCCGCGCTCCGAGGGGAGGCCGCATGA
- a CDS encoding primosomal protein, translating into MPEEEERRPRRNDDRKQRNERPSGGRPVYRDGASRAGSGDRSPRREGGFNRDGAPRRDSGAPRREGGFNRDSGAPRREGGYNRDGAPRRDSGAPRREGGFNRDSGAPRREGGYNRDGGAPRREGYNRDGGAPRREGGYNRDGGAPRRDSGAPRREGGYNRDSGAPRREGGYNRDGGAPRREGGYNRDGGAPRREGGYNRDGGAPRRDGGFNRGGAPRREGGYNRDGGAPRREGGYNRDSAPRREGGFDRERGSDRSRSFPQRGGAGRERPANAANERPRFDEPRVPDEVTARDLHASARNELKTLSKENAEFVARHLAMASRLIEEDPALAHEHALAASRRAGRIAIVRETLGITAYATGDFALALRELRTYRRISGKDDQIALMVDSERGIGRPDRALETGRAVDRSALPTPVRVALAIAMSGARLDQGDLELALGELEIPELDPDRAFEWSPALFAARAAVLEDLGRTDEAEFWAHRAEVAAEALGIDEAGDEEIYVEDGLIEDELNEGASSDEGASSDEGASSDEGASSDEGASSDEGASSDEGASSDEGASSDEGASSDEDAPDVAAPADLDGTSEPVEPSIEDEVRELLGEDETEDDAPSASDKPEA; encoded by the coding sequence ATGCCGGAAGAGGAAGAGCGCCGTCCACGTCGCAATGACGACAGGAAGCAGCGCAACGAACGTCCTTCCGGAGGTCGCCCCGTGTACCGCGACGGCGCTTCTCGTGCCGGCTCCGGTGACCGCAGTCCGCGTCGCGAGGGCGGTTTCAACCGTGACGGTGCTCCGCGTCGTGACTCCGGTGCCCCGCGTCGCGAAGGCGGGTTCAACCGTGACTCCGGTGCGCCGCGTCGTGAGGGCGGGTACAACCGCGATGGTGCTCCGCGTCGTGACTCCGGTGCCCCGCGTCGCGAAGGCGGGTTCAACCGTGACTCCGGTGCGCCGCGTCGTGAGGGCGGGTACAACCGCGATGGTGGTGCGCCGCGTCGTGAGGGCTACAACCGTGATGGTGGTGCTCCGCGTCGCGAGGGCGGGTACAACCGTGATGGTGGTGCTCCGCGTCGTGACTCCGGTGCCCCGCGTCGCGAGGGCGGGTACAACCGTGACTCAGGCGCTCCGCGTCGCGAGGGCGGGTACAACCGTGATGGTGGTGCTCCGCGTCGCGAGGGCGGGTACAACCGTGATGGTGGTGCTCCGCGTCGCGAGGGCGGGTACAACCGTGATGGTGGTGCGCCGCGTCGTGACGGCGGCTTCAACCGTGGCGGGGCTCCGCGTCGTGAAGGCGGGTACAACCGTGATGGTGGCGCCCCGCGTCGCGAGGGCGGGTACAACCGTGACTCCGCACCGCGACGGGAAGGCGGCTTCGATCGAGAGCGGGGGAGTGACCGGTCCCGGTCCTTCCCGCAGCGTGGCGGCGCCGGGCGTGAGCGTCCGGCGAATGCGGCGAACGAGCGGCCGCGGTTCGACGAGCCTCGCGTCCCCGACGAGGTCACGGCGCGTGATCTGCATGCTTCCGCGCGCAATGAGCTGAAGACGCTGAGCAAGGAGAACGCTGAGTTTGTCGCGCGGCACCTGGCCATGGCGTCCCGGCTGATCGAGGAGGACCCGGCCCTGGCCCACGAGCACGCGCTGGCGGCCTCCCGCCGGGCCGGCCGTATCGCGATCGTTCGGGAGACCCTCGGCATCACCGCCTATGCGACGGGCGACTTCGCGCTCGCACTCCGCGAGCTGCGCACCTACCGCCGGATCTCCGGCAAGGACGACCAGATCGCCCTCATGGTCGACAGTGAGCGCGGCATCGGACGCCCCGACCGCGCCCTCGAGACCGGCCGGGCTGTCGACCGCTCGGCTCTCCCCACGCCGGTACGGGTGGCCCTCGCCATCGCGATGTCCGGCGCGCGGCTCGACCAGGGCGATCTGGAGTTGGCGCTCGGGGAGCTCGAGATTCCGGAGCTCGACCCCGACCGGGCCTTCGAGTGGAGTCCTGCGCTGTTCGCGGCGCGGGCTGCCGTTCTGGAAGACCTGGGGCGGACGGACGAGGCGGAGTTCTGGGCGCACCGCGCCGAGGTCGCCGCCGAGGCGCTCGGTATCGACGAAGCCGGTGACGAGGAGATCTACGTCGAGGACGGCCTGATCGAAGACGAGCTCAACGAGGGTGCTTCTTCTGACGAGGGTGCTTCTTCTGATGAGGGTGCTTCTTCTGATGAGGGTGCTTCTTCTGACGAGGGTGCTTCTTCTGATGAGGGTGCTTCTTCTGATGAGGGTGCTTCTTCTGATGAGGGTGCTTCTTCTGATGAGGGTGCTTCTTCTGATGAGGATGCGCCTGACGTCGCGGCACCCGCTGACCTCGACGGAACCTCTGAGCCCGTGGAGCCGTCCATCGAGGACGAGGTGCGCGAGCTGCTCGGCGAGGACGAGACGGAGGACGACGCGCCGTCCGCATCCGACAAGCCGGAGGCGTAG
- the recN gene encoding DNA repair protein RecN encodes MIEEMRMQGLGVIADAVLPLGPGFTAITGETGAGKTMVVTGLGLLLGQRADSGAVRKGAAQASVAGVWIVPETGEVADIVAEAGGELEPAGAGTAELYVSRTLSAEGRSRASVGGRAAPAGVLSSLADELIVVHGQSEQLRLRSAAAQRDALDRFGGEPIARALEEYQAAFERWRTLDAEIIDITANRDRRAEEAARLREDLALIEATAPEEGEDEELTARAERLANAEELRVAAALAHGALSNEEGEPDASALVAEARRAIERVSDPKLAEVAETLADIGYRIADAAGVLSGFLADLDESGPHELAAVEERRAALGVLIRQHGSLAEALALWQTGSARLAELDDDGERLERLTAERDAARTELDARADALTAARSEAAVRLGEAVTTELHALAMPDARLDVSVSPGAESTHGRDDVAILLAPHPGAEPRSVAKGASGGELSRVMLAIEVVIAATDPVPTFVFDEVDAGIGGAAAIEVGRRLARLAEKSQVIAVTHLAQVAAFANNHLTVVKSHDGAVTASSVRRLDGEEREAEMARLLSGLADSDAALTHARELLSLGV; translated from the coding sequence ATGATCGAGGAGATGCGCATGCAGGGGCTCGGCGTGATCGCCGATGCCGTCCTGCCGCTCGGTCCCGGTTTCACGGCCATCACCGGGGAGACCGGCGCGGGCAAGACGATGGTCGTCACCGGGCTCGGGCTGCTCCTCGGGCAGCGTGCCGACTCCGGCGCGGTGCGCAAGGGCGCGGCGCAGGCGTCCGTCGCGGGCGTGTGGATCGTGCCGGAGACCGGCGAGGTCGCCGACATCGTGGCCGAGGCCGGGGGAGAGCTGGAGCCGGCCGGAGCCGGGACGGCCGAACTGTACGTCTCGCGCACCCTCAGCGCCGAGGGCCGCAGTCGCGCGAGCGTCGGCGGGCGGGCCGCGCCGGCTGGGGTGCTGTCCTCGCTCGCGGACGAGCTCATCGTCGTGCACGGACAGTCCGAGCAGCTGCGGCTGCGCTCGGCCGCCGCGCAGCGCGACGCCCTCGACCGCTTCGGCGGCGAACCGATCGCCCGGGCGCTGGAGGAGTACCAGGCCGCGTTCGAGCGCTGGCGAACGCTCGACGCCGAGATCATCGACATCACCGCGAACCGTGACCGGCGTGCCGAGGAGGCCGCCCGGCTGCGGGAGGACCTCGCCCTGATCGAGGCGACCGCCCCCGAGGAGGGCGAGGACGAGGAGCTGACGGCTCGTGCCGAGCGCCTCGCGAACGCGGAGGAACTCCGCGTCGCCGCCGCCTTGGCCCACGGAGCCCTCTCGAACGAGGAGGGCGAGCCCGATGCCTCGGCGCTGGTCGCAGAAGCGCGCCGAGCGATCGAGCGCGTGTCCGACCCGAAGCTCGCGGAGGTCGCGGAGACCCTGGCAGACATCGGCTACCGCATTGCCGACGCCGCCGGCGTGCTCTCCGGCTTCCTCGCCGACCTCGACGAGTCCGGTCCGCACGAGCTGGCCGCCGTCGAGGAGCGCCGGGCCGCGCTCGGCGTCCTCATCCGTCAGCACGGCTCGCTGGCGGAGGCCCTGGCGCTGTGGCAGACCGGATCCGCGCGGCTGGCCGAACTCGACGACGACGGGGAGCGTCTGGAACGTCTCACCGCCGAGCGCGACGCGGCCAGGACGGAACTCGACGCCCGCGCCGACGCCCTCACCGCTGCCCGGAGCGAGGCGGCCGTCCGGCTCGGCGAGGCCGTGACCACTGAGCTGCACGCGTTGGCCATGCCGGATGCGCGCCTCGACGTCTCCGTGTCTCCGGGCGCCGAGAGCACGCACGGACGCGACGACGTCGCCATCCTGCTCGCCCCGCATCCCGGTGCCGAACCCCGCTCCGTCGCCAAGGGGGCTTCCGGGGGTGAGCTGTCTCGGGTGATGCTCGCGATCGAAGTGGTGATCGCGGCGACCGATCCGGTGCCGACCTTCGTCTTCGACGAGGTCGACGCGGGCATCGGCGGCGCCGCGGCCATCGAGGTCGGCCGGCGACTCGCCCGACTCGCCGAGAAGTCGCAGGTGATCGCCGTCACCCATCTCGCGCAGGTGGCCGCCTTCGCGAACAACCACCTCACCGTCGTGAAATCGCACGACGGCGCCGTCACCGCCTCCAGCGTGCGGCGGCTTGACGGGGAGGAGCGCGAGGCCGAGATGGCTCGCCTGCTCTCCGGACTCGCGGACTCCGATGCCGCACTCACCCACGCCCGTGAGCTTCTCAGCCTCGGCGTCTGA